From Paenibacillus sp. V4I7, one genomic window encodes:
- a CDS encoding Crp/Fnr family transcriptional regulator: protein MSPCFKSLSEEDLQTIAPLFIEKKAKKGGILFLEGDEGEELFLIKSGVVKIYRLDEAKEIILALFRDGDFFGEMSLIGSGHTRSATAETMESCTLYILKRTVFTQFMEKSPKLCLKLLETTMGRLRLANDQIYDLTFLGVRSRIMKTIIRLSEQHGIPTPEGLLINVKLTHQQLANMVGTVRESVTKVLQELLDDELIQIDKKLITLRNVDAIKNEIR from the coding sequence TTATTCATAGAAAAAAAAGCAAAAAAGGGCGGAATTCTTTTTCTCGAGGGTGATGAAGGTGAGGAATTATTTCTTATTAAATCAGGTGTCGTGAAAATATATCGCTTGGATGAAGCCAAGGAAATTATTCTAGCTTTGTTTCGTGATGGGGATTTTTTCGGTGAAATGTCCTTGATAGGCAGCGGTCATACTCGGTCCGCAACCGCTGAAACAATGGAGTCTTGTACACTCTATATCCTCAAACGTACGGTATTCACTCAGTTCATGGAGAAGAGCCCTAAACTATGTTTAAAGCTCCTAGAGACCACGATGGGACGACTGCGTCTGGCCAATGATCAAATCTATGACCTTACGTTCTTAGGGGTTCGCTCTCGTATCATGAAGACCATTATCCGTCTATCCGAGCAGCATGGTATCCCTACACCGGAAGGTCTTCTGATTAATGTAAAACTTACACATCAGCAGCTAGCTAACATGGTAGGCACTGTGCGGGAGTCCGTAACCAAGGTGCTGCAAGAGCTCCTCGATGACGAGCTTATACAAATTGATAAAAAGTTAATCACATTAAGAAATGTGGATGCCATTAAGAACGAGATTCGATAA